Proteins encoded within one genomic window of Amycolatopsis nigrescens CSC17Ta-90:
- a CDS encoding SRPBCC family protein: protein MSADLYVPQIPDNLNIRFVENRIVIERPAQVVYDWVTTWANLPKWLPMASGTEVQRGTEAVPAELGDVLLENIVPELNEKPKLYTVVARVPGKLWTVVGRDVLDDGTPAPAMHAIATFTTFDLGDGTTLFCRLFERLVPDTEPAGPHPVEDPARIQPGLELIKAHLEGTAA, encoded by the coding sequence ATGTCAGCGGACTTGTACGTGCCCCAGATCCCGGACAACCTGAACATCCGGTTCGTCGAGAACCGCATCGTCATCGAGCGCCCGGCGCAGGTCGTGTACGACTGGGTGACCACCTGGGCGAACCTGCCGAAGTGGCTGCCGATGGCGTCGGGCACCGAGGTGCAACGCGGCACGGAGGCCGTCCCCGCCGAACTCGGCGACGTGCTGCTCGAGAACATCGTGCCGGAGCTGAACGAAAAGCCGAAGCTCTACACCGTGGTGGCGCGGGTCCCCGGCAAGCTGTGGACGGTGGTCGGCCGGGACGTGCTCGACGACGGCACGCCGGCACCGGCGATGCACGCGATCGCCACCTTCACCACCTTCGACCTCGGCGACGGAACGACCCTGTTCTGCCGGCTGTTCGAGCGGCTGGTCCCGGACACCGAGCCGGCCGGCCCGCACCCGGTCGAAGACCCGGCACGCATCCAGCCCGGCCTGGAACTGATCAAGGCGCACCTCGAGGGCACGGCCGCTTAG
- a CDS encoding fumarylacetoacetate hydrolase family protein, with translation MRFATISDRLSLITASDTVIDLARASRGRFGPGIQDAYQRWDELLEFCATVAEEGTPLSDVPATAFGNPAPNPRQVFAIGLNYADHAAESSFAVPEEPPVFTKFVTSLTGPHATIALPPGKVDWEVELVVVLGRTAHRIAALDAWRYIAGVSVGQDISERDRQRVGPAPQFSMAKSYPGFGPIGPVLVTPDEFDDPDDLELGCLINGEQLQKGRTSDMVFPVPELIARLSAITPLLPGDVIFTGTPAGVGLGRTPERFLRPGDELVSYVRGVGEMRHLMVAGY, from the coding sequence ATGCGTTTCGCCACGATCTCAGACCGGTTGTCGCTGATCACCGCGTCCGACACGGTGATCGACCTCGCGCGCGCCAGCCGCGGACGGTTCGGCCCCGGCATCCAGGACGCCTACCAGCGCTGGGACGAACTGCTCGAGTTCTGCGCGACCGTTGCCGAGGAGGGCACGCCGCTGTCGGACGTTCCGGCGACGGCGTTCGGCAACCCGGCCCCGAACCCCCGGCAGGTCTTCGCCATCGGCCTCAACTACGCCGACCACGCCGCGGAATCGTCGTTCGCGGTGCCCGAGGAGCCGCCGGTGTTCACCAAGTTCGTGACCTCGCTGACCGGTCCGCACGCGACGATCGCCCTGCCACCGGGCAAAGTGGACTGGGAGGTCGAGCTGGTCGTGGTACTCGGCCGCACGGCGCATCGCATCGCCGCCCTGGACGCGTGGCGCTACATCGCGGGCGTCTCGGTGGGCCAGGACATCTCGGAGCGCGACCGGCAGCGGGTGGGCCCGGCGCCCCAGTTCAGCATGGCCAAGTCCTACCCGGGCTTCGGGCCGATCGGGCCGGTGCTGGTCACCCCGGACGAGTTCGACGACCCCGACGATCTGGAACTGGGCTGCCTGATCAACGGCGAGCAGCTGCAGAAGGGCAGAACTTCCGACATGGTCTTCCCGGTGCCCGAACTGATCGCGCGGCTGTCGGCGATCACTCCGCTGCTGCCGGGTGATGTCATCTTCACCGGCACCCCCGCCGGGGTCGGACTCGGACGCACACCGGAACGGTTCCTCCGCCCTGGTGACGAACTGGTGAGTTACGTGCGTGGCGTCGGCGAGATGCGCCACCTGATGGTCGCCGGGTACTGA
- a CDS encoding VOC family protein, translated as MTLHRLSSVTIGIPDPAATRDYYTEFGLAPRPDGWLSTRDGGDQLRLVRAPSRRLTEIVVGADDPDDLDGVAARLRKLDLPVVRTADSVAAEEPIAGFRAVVRIADRLTQPAAPVTPYNGPGRIERRGTRAPGVLREDPVRPRKLGHAVLGSVDYAATRRFFTEGLGFKLSDEIKGHGAFLRCSTDHHNVLVLGAPVNFLHHTSWQVDDVDDVGRGATAMLEGNPERHVWGLGRHHAGSNFFWYLKDPAGNFSEYYSDMDSIIDDQLWSPEVFDGAKGLFSWGPPPPPSFLHPEDLAALMTGAHHAG; from the coding sequence ATGACTTTGCACCGACTGTCCTCGGTCACGATCGGCATACCCGATCCGGCCGCGACACGCGACTACTACACCGAATTCGGGCTCGCACCGCGGCCGGACGGCTGGCTGTCCACACGCGACGGTGGCGACCAGCTGCGGCTGGTACGAGCACCTTCCCGCCGACTGACCGAAATCGTCGTCGGCGCGGACGATCCCGACGATCTCGACGGGGTGGCCGCCCGGCTGCGCAAGCTCGACCTGCCGGTGGTGCGTACCGCCGACTCGGTCGCCGCCGAGGAACCGATCGCCGGCTTCCGCGCGGTGGTGCGGATCGCCGACCGCCTGACCCAACCCGCCGCACCGGTGACGCCGTACAACGGGCCGGGTCGCATCGAACGTCGAGGCACGCGCGCTCCCGGCGTACTGCGCGAAGACCCGGTACGGCCGCGCAAGCTCGGCCACGCGGTACTGGGCTCGGTGGACTACGCGGCCACCCGCCGCTTCTTCACCGAGGGCCTCGGTTTCAAGCTTTCCGACGAGATCAAGGGCCATGGCGCGTTCCTGCGGTGTTCCACCGACCACCACAACGTGCTGGTGCTTGGCGCCCCGGTCAATTTCCTGCACCACACCTCGTGGCAGGTGGACGACGTCGACGATGTCGGCCGCGGCGCCACCGCCATGCTCGAAGGCAACCCGGAACGGCACGTCTGGGGCCTCGGGCGCCACCACGCTGGGTCGAACTTCTTCTGGTACCTCAAGGACCCAGCGGGCAATTTCTCGGAGTACTACTCCGACATGGACTCGATCATCGACGACCAGCTCTGGAGCCCGGAGGTCTTCGACGGCGCCAAGGGCCTGTTCAGCTGGGGCCCGCCACCGCCGCCGTCGTTCCTGCATCCCGAGGACCTCGCCGCGCTGATGACCGGCGCGCACCACGCCGGATAG
- a CDS encoding carboxymuconolactone decarboxylase family protein, whose product MTATADQDPQGYIDDMARERGYVLDYHKVMAKQDFDVLRAANGLVGAAYLDQRTLDRRTKELIFIVSLTVMRAAKGHIQSHIKVALDLGVTPREILEAIEISLPEAGIVAFQAGFEAWREVVGADGLEPTVAAFHG is encoded by the coding sequence ATGACCGCGACCGCTGATCAGGATCCGCAGGGCTACATCGACGACATGGCGCGCGAACGGGGCTACGTCCTCGACTACCACAAGGTGATGGCCAAGCAGGACTTCGACGTGCTGCGGGCCGCCAACGGTCTCGTCGGCGCCGCATATCTCGACCAGCGGACGCTGGACCGCAGGACGAAGGAGCTCATCTTCATCGTCAGCCTCACCGTGATGCGCGCCGCGAAGGGGCATATCCAGAGCCACATCAAGGTCGCCCTCGACCTGGGCGTGACCCCGCGGGAGATCCTGGAAGCGATCGAGATTTCCCTGCCAGAGGCCGGAATCGTGGCCTTCCAGGCCGGCTTCGAAGCCTGGCGCGAGGTCGTCGGCGCGGACGGTCTCGAACCGACCGTCGCCGCCTTCCATGGCTGA